A genomic region of Bubalus kerabau isolate K-KA32 ecotype Philippines breed swamp buffalo chromosome 10, PCC_UOA_SB_1v2, whole genome shotgun sequence contains the following coding sequences:
- the LOC129621146 gene encoding olfactory receptor 11G2-like, producing MHVLHNKSVTANFHEFILLGFLCSQEIEILLFVSFSIIYILTLLGNSAIICAVWWDQQLHTPMYILLANFSFLEICYINSNVPSMLFNFLSKTKTISYHGCILQFYIFLSLCATELFFLALMAFDRYVAICRPLHYPTIMTRKVCGTLVSASWVGGFLWLVTPAALISQVPFCGSNVIDHYLCDLGAMLAISCVPVPKTALTCSTFSAVITFITLFYILVSYTLVLRAVVQVPKGSSRRRAFSTCTSHLIVVFLFYGSVTVMYVSPGVASQPGLQKFLTMLYSIATPLLNPLIYSLRNKEMKVALKKIMCKL from the coding sequence ATGCATGTTTTGCATAACAAGAGTGTCACTGCTAACTTTCATGAATTTATCCTGCTGGGTTTCCTGTGTAGCCAAGAAATAGAGATTCTCCTTTTTGTTTCATTCTCCATCATTTACATCTTGACCTTGTTGGGCAACAGTGCTATTATCTGTGCTGTGTGGTGGGACCAGCAACTCCACACTCCCATGTATATTTTATTGGCCAACTTCTCATTCCTGGAGATCTGCTACATCAATTCCAATGTGCCCAGCATGTTGTTCAACTTCCTATCCAAGACCAAGACCATCTCCTATCATGGCTGTATCCTACAGTTCTACATCTTCCTCTCTCTTTGTGCCACAGAACTCTTCTTCCTGGCCCTCATGGCATTTGACAGATATGTTGCCATCTGCCGTCCATTGCACTACCCAACCATAATGACCAGGAAAGTCTGTGGAACCCTTGTGTCTGCTTCCTGGGTGGGTGGATTCTTATGGTTAGTCACACCTGCTGCCCTTATCTCCCAAGTTCCATTCTGTGGTTCAAACGTCATTGATCACTACCTCTGTGATCTTGGGGCAATGCTGGCCATATCATGTGTTCCTGTCCCCAAGACAGCTCTGACTTGTAGCACGTTCAGTGCTGTGATAACATTCATCACTTTGTTCTACATTCTTGTGTCCTACACGCTGGTACTTCGAGCTGTGGTTCAGGTTCCCAAAGGTTCAAGTAGGAGAAGAGCCTTCTCCACATGTACCTCCCACCTGATAGTTGTGTTCCTATTTTACGGCTCAGTCACAGTGATGTATGTAAGCCCAGGGGTAGCCAGTCAGCCTGGGCTGCAGAAGTTCTTGACCATGTTGTACTCAATTGCAACTCCACTTTTAAATCCTCTGATCTACAGCCTCAGGAATAAGGAGATGAAGGTTGCTCTGAAGAAAATTATGTGTAAACTTTAG